DNA from Rubripirellula lacrimiformis:
TCGGTCACGCAGTCGTACACCTTCACGTTGTAGTTGCGGACGCGTTGCTGCGGCACACAGACGGTGAAGTTGACTTGGCGGCTGCGAACCTGAGTTTCCATTCGCGTGCACTGGATGGTCCGGGTCCGGGTTTCGGTGGTCATCGTGGTTTGCGGAATCAAGCGGGTGCGGGTTTCCAATCGGGTCCGCGTGACAGGTACCATTCGCGACCGCGTTTCGGTCGTCATCCGGGTCACGGGGACCATCCGAGTACGAGTTTCGGTGCGGCACTTGGTCACTTGATACTGACGCGACCGTTGTTCTTCGCGGTATCGCTGCACGGGAACCATCCGAGTACGATCCTCGGTCTTGTATTCCGTGTAAGGAACCGTTCGAGTCCGCGTTTCGGTTCGTGATTTCTGAACCGGTACTCTGCGAGTACGAGTTTGCGTGGTCATCGTTGTGACGGGGATATCGCGGGTACGAGTTTCCATGCGGGTGCGATTGACGGGCACTTCGCGGGTGCGAGTTTCGGTTCGATACTTCGTCACGCTGTACTGGCGACTGCGTTGTTCGGTTCGTGTACGAGTGACCGGCACCGATCGGCTACGAGTTTCGGTTTTGTACTTGGTCACGTTGACAGTTCGCGAACGTGTTTCGGTACGGCAACGGGTGACAGGCACCATTCGGGTGCGAGTTTCGCAGGTGTAGCTTGTCGTGGTGTAGCAGTAGGGCACCTGGGTGCATTGGTTTTGGTAGGTCGTGACAGGAACCTGTTCGCAGACCAAGTTGGGCACGTAAACCTTTCGATAAACAATCGTTGGGCAACAAGCATCGCCCACCACTCCGCTATTGCAGGGATCGGCATTGCAAGTGCATGCGGAAGCCGACAGACAGCCACCGCGGCAACCGCCGACCAAACCGCCCAATAGACTTCCGATCAACCCTTGCCCGCCGGTCAGGCAGGACGATGGAGCGACCGACGATTGAACTTCGGTAGGCACGCATTGGTAACTGCCCTGATCACGCGTCACGGTCTTCATCGTCGTCACGGGAACGCAGCGATTGACGGTGCGATACGCCGTGTGCGTCTGTGTTACCGGAACCTGAACTTGATAGTTCTGGGCCACATGTTCGACGTACGGAATGTTGACGGTGTAGTTCTGCTGAACCGCTTCGGTGTACGGAACGGTCACGGTGTAGGGCTGTTCAATGTTCTCGGTATAGGGAACATCTACCTGATAGTTCTGAGTTGCCATTTCCGTGTAAGGCACCTGAATGGTGTACGACTGAGTCGTCGTTTCGGTGTAGGGCACCGACACCTGATAGGTTTCGGTACGAGTCGATGTGACGGGAACCTGAACCGTGTAGGTCTGTTCGACTTCGTCGGTGTAGGGGACTTCGACCGTGTAGGTTTCGTCGCGAGTTTGGTGAACGGGAATCTGCACCGTGTACCGCTGTTCCACCTGGTCGGTGTAGGGAACGCTAACGGTATAGTTCTGCGTTTGAATTTCGGTGTAGGGAACTTCGACCGTGTAGGTTTGTTCGACTTGGTCGGTGTGCGGAATCTGAACCGTGTACGCCTGGGCCACCTGTTCGGTGTACGGGATCGACACCTGATAGGTCTGTTCGATCTGCGTGGTCACCGGAATCTGAACGGTGTACGGCACCTGTTGGGTGTACGGAACGGCAACCTGAACGTTGTAGTTTTCCGTCCGCGTTTGAGTGGTCGGAACCTGGACCGTGTAGGTCTGTTGGCGCGATTCCACGCGAGCGACGCGGCGAGTGACCGTGCGCATGCGAGTGCGGGTTTCGCGTTGGTACGCGGTGTAGGGAACTTGGCGTGTTTCCGTGACGTACTGCGACCGCATCACCGTCCGCGGTTGATACGAGATTTGCGGCCCGCATGCATCGCCCAGGAAACTGGATGTTCCATTGGCCAGTGTGGTTCCGGCTGTCACCAGCGTTAGAGCCGACACCCAAACAAACTTGACAAACCAGTTCACAATCGATTCCTTAACAGGCGAAGTTCGTCGATCGACGACAAACGATACTAGGGGCGATGTCCGGCATGAAGAATTCTGGGACGCCCCGAGAATTCCACCCATGCGTTATCAAGAGCCTAGATTCGCCAATCGGCAAGACAATCAATCACTTGTCAGAAAGGACGTTTTTCACGCCCGGTTGTAACGGTTGCGTCCGGCCGATCGGTTGTCCGGATCGCGCGGTTCCCATTGGATGCATCGGAATCCAAAAAACAAACGGCGAATCACCAAGTGATTCGCCGTTGGGGGAAAGTCAAGTTCGCGTTGTCCGACGCCAGGCGGATTTAGAATTTCCGCGTTACCGAGATTCGCTTGCGTGTCAGGTCGATCTCCATCACCTTCACTTTCATAACGTCGCCGACGGAAACCACGTCACTGGGATCACTGACGTAGGTATCCGACAACTGCGAAATATGGATCAGCCCGTCTTGGTGCACGCCCAGATCGATGAAGGCACCAAAGTGGGTCACGTTGGTGATCACGCCTTCCAGCACCATGTCGGGTCGCAGGTCCTTCATGTCGTTGACCTTGTCATTGAACTGGACTGCCCGAAACTCGCTTCGCGGATCCCGCCCCGGCTTCGCCAATTCCGTAATGATGTCGGTCACGGTTGGCACGCCATAGCGATCACTTACGAACTGTTCCGGTTGAAGTTTCTGGCTTAGACCTGCATTGCCGACCAACGCCTTGGTGTCGGTGCCAAGTTTTTTGGCCATCGCTGCGACGACGCCGTAACATTCGGGATGGACCGCCGATTCATCCAGCGGTTGATCGCCACCGCGGATCCGCAAAAAACCAGCCGCTTGTTCGAAAGCTTTCTTGCCTAGCTTGGCGACCTTGGTCAATTCGCTGCGGTTGCGAAAACGTCCGTTCTGGTCACGGTACTCGACGATGTTCTCGGCCAATTTGGGGCCGATACCCGCCACGTGGGACAACAGCGGGACGCTGGCCATATTCAGATCCACCCCCACCTGATTGACACAGGACTCGACAATCCGGTCCAAACACTTTCGCAACTTGGTTTGATTGACATCGTGTTGATACTGACCGACGCCGATCGACTTGGGATCCGATTTGACCAGTTCGGCCAACGGGTCCTGCAGACGTCTGGCGATGCTGATGGCGCCGCGAACGGTGATGTCCAAGTCCGGAAACTCTTTCCCTGCCAACTCGCTGGCCGAATAGATCGATGCCCCAGCCTCGCTGACCATCACCTTGGTGATGTCCAACTTGTGTTGTTTGATCAGGTCGCCAACAAATGCGTCGGTTTCGCGTGATGCAGTCCCGTTGCCGATCGCAACCAATTCGACGTTGTACTTTTGGATCAATTCCAACATCGTTTTGGCCGCGCCTGCGGAGTCGGACTTTGGCGGTGTCGGATAGATCGTGCGGTTGGATAGGAATTTTCCCGTCGCGTCGATCACCGCCACCTTGCAGCCCGTTCGAAATCCAGGATCAATCCCGATCGTGACGCGTGGTCCAGCAGGGGCAGCCATCAACAGTTCGCGAAGGTTCTTTGCGAACACTTCGATCGCTTCTTCGTCGGCTTGCTCTTTCAACGCTTGCAACATCGACGACTCGGTCGCCGGCATCAGCAAACGGTCATAGCAATCCTGGGCGGTGCGGACCAACGCATCGTGAAATTCGAAGTCGCGGTTGTGAATCACTTTGGGTTTGAACCGACGCAACATTTCTTCGTCGTCCAACGACACGCCAATGCGAAGCAAACCATCGGCTTCCCCACGCAGCATCGCCAACAATCGGTGCGACGGGATCCGAGCGGCTGATTCTTGATGGTCGACGTACAGTTCGAACTTTTCGGCTGCGGCGTCTTTCTTTCCACGCTTGGCTTGCGACGTGATCCGACCTTGCTTGTTGCCCTGGTCGATCATCCACGACCGAATCTCGGCGTCTTCGGACCACTGTTCCGCCACGATATCCATCGCTCCCTGCAGCGCAGCATCCGAATCGGGAACGTCTTTGGCGGCGTCGACGAACGCGGCCAGGGTTTCCGATTGCGAACGGCCCAAGCGTTTCTGGTCCAACAACAAATGGGCCAACGGTTCCAATCCCCGTTCACGGGCGATCGTGGCCCGGGTTCGTCGTTTGGGTTTGAAGGGCAGATAGATCGCTTCGAGCGCCGCCAATTCGGTACAGGCGTCAATTTTGCGGCGCAGTGCATCCGTCAACAAACCCTGTTGATCGATCGACTTGATCACCGTCACTTTTCGCGCCGCCAATGCCGTTGCTCGTTCAAGCGAATCCTCGATCAATCGCAAAGCAACCTCGTCGAGTCCGCCGGTTGCTTCTTTTCGGTAACGAGCGATGAAGGGAATCGTATTCCCATCCTGCAGCAGTTCGATCGCTGCGGCGACCTGGTGTTCGGTGGCCCCCAAGTCGGTGGCGATTTGGCGAGCGAGCGCCGACAGGTTGATGGGGGCGGATGACTTCGTTGCCATGAATATCTCAGTCGGTATGTTTGATCGATTGGTCTAAAAAGTGTCGTACGGCTCGCCCGCTGATGGTCGTTCGCACGACCAATTCGGTGGCGATCAGCTTGATGGCTTCCGCGTAGGCATCGTCTCGCAAAATATGCTCGGTCTTGTCAAGGAATCGTCGCTGGTAACGTTCCATCTGACGCACGCTGCCGGGCCGTGACCGCACCAGTCGTTGGATCGCCCGCAAATCTTCGGCCGCACCGGACTGACAATAGTTGCCGGTAAAATGCGCCTCGGCAACCATCCCGGCATAC
Protein-coding regions in this window:
- a CDS encoding Tex family protein, which encodes MATKSSAPINLSALARQIATDLGATEHQVAAAIELLQDGNTIPFIARYRKEATGGLDEVALRLIEDSLERATALAARKVTVIKSIDQQGLLTDALRRKIDACTELAALEAIYLPFKPKRRTRATIARERGLEPLAHLLLDQKRLGRSQSETLAAFVDAAKDVPDSDAALQGAMDIVAEQWSEDAEIRSWMIDQGNKQGRITSQAKRGKKDAAAEKFELYVDHQESAARIPSHRLLAMLRGEADGLLRIGVSLDDEEMLRRFKPKVIHNRDFEFHDALVRTAQDCYDRLLMPATESSMLQALKEQADEEAIEVFAKNLRELLMAAPAGPRVTIGIDPGFRTGCKVAVIDATGKFLSNRTIYPTPPKSDSAGAAKTMLELIQKYNVELVAIGNGTASRETDAFVGDLIKQHKLDITKVMVSEAGASIYSASELAGKEFPDLDITVRGAISIARRLQDPLAELVKSDPKSIGVGQYQHDVNQTKLRKCLDRIVESCVNQVGVDLNMASVPLLSHVAGIGPKLAENIVEYRDQNGRFRNRSELTKVAKLGKKAFEQAAGFLRIRGGDQPLDESAVHPECYGVVAAMAKKLGTDTKALVGNAGLSQKLQPEQFVSDRYGVPTVTDIITELAKPGRDPRSEFRAVQFNDKVNDMKDLRPDMVLEGVITNVTHFGAFIDLGVHQDGLIHISQLSDTYVSDPSDVVSVGDVMKVKVMEIDLTRKRISVTRKF